A genomic stretch from Desulfotignum balticum DSM 7044 includes:
- a CDS encoding SpoIIE family protein phosphatase produces the protein MKETDPVKKKVPLLNSMQSKIIFLVIAIMAVTAILIITISGKEINHAMLAQQERLSQHVLSLISLNIRGEYNNLITDKIDSVTRYKQILKGRTDLVVKLIEQQHRYSRENRSSMDTAQQMVLDWVMNSTDQETHGTLFIADKNLTVLAHPDPEFVGQDISGFMDMKSNTLAQNLDAAGISPDPVVSVVSWPDRKAYRARYLTCIQTFSPWDWVVGTVVNIEDIEVEAQEKLSKIVETLGETFADIRIGRTGIAFLFDNAFSVLAMTDPDLASQFKQTVNFQTGNLLVQDMVTRAIQGGGFLSYQSDLFEKQEMIAYIRFFKPLGWYIGVTVPVSEIRAPAKEIVFKQSALIGLILLCSLLSAAWMVSRISRPLKFLADRVKAFSSADLTRDETQDMYLDQLAQKNRDEVGLLANAFVFMKGQLKENIRQLLETTAKNERIQGELNIAKDIQLGLLPKIFPPFPDCKAMDIFASLEPAKEVGGDLYDFYFVEDHKLCFTIGDVSGKGVPAALMMAITKTLIKTSAFKKISPGAIMTEVNDAISSDNPQSMFVTLFIGILDLNTGVITYANGGHNPAVHIMGSRQAGYQKAISGPMVGIMDDICYKDLSLTLAPGEALFLYTDGVTEAMDDQERFYSEKTLLDRIVSKAPVSSRTLVEYIKGDLKSFAAGAPQYDDIAMLMIQYKGVS, from the coding sequence TTGAAAGAAACCGATCCTGTTAAAAAAAAAGTGCCTTTACTCAATTCTATGCAGTCCAAAATTATTTTTCTGGTCATCGCCATCATGGCGGTGACAGCCATACTCATCATCACCATCTCCGGCAAGGAAATCAACCATGCCATGCTGGCCCAGCAGGAACGGTTGTCCCAGCACGTGTTGTCTCTGATCAGTCTCAATATCCGCGGGGAATACAACAACCTGATAACCGATAAGATCGATTCGGTGACACGGTATAAACAGATATTAAAGGGCCGGACCGACCTGGTTGTCAAGCTGATCGAGCAACAGCATCGATACAGCCGTGAAAATCGGTCTTCCATGGACACAGCCCAGCAGATGGTGCTGGACTGGGTGATGAACAGCACGGATCAGGAAACCCATGGCACTCTTTTTATCGCAGATAAAAACCTGACCGTGCTCGCACATCCCGACCCTGAATTCGTGGGACAGGATATCAGCGGATTCATGGACATGAAAAGCAACACCCTGGCCCAGAACCTGGATGCAGCCGGCATCAGCCCGGATCCGGTTGTCTCGGTGGTGAGCTGGCCGGACAGAAAAGCATACCGGGCCAGATATCTGACCTGCATTCAGACCTTCAGTCCCTGGGACTGGGTGGTGGGAACCGTTGTCAATATTGAAGATATCGAGGTGGAGGCCCAGGAAAAACTGTCCAAAATCGTGGAAACTCTGGGAGAAACCTTTGCCGACATCCGCATCGGCAGGACCGGAATCGCTTTTCTGTTTGACAACGCGTTTTCCGTGCTGGCCATGACCGATCCGGACCTTGCAAGTCAATTTAAGCAAACCGTCAATTTTCAGACCGGCAATCTCCTGGTTCAGGATATGGTGACCCGGGCCATTCAAGGGGGGGGATTTTTGTCTTATCAGTCCGATCTGTTTGAAAAACAGGAGATGATCGCCTATATCCGGTTTTTCAAACCCTTGGGCTGGTATATCGGGGTCACGGTGCCGGTGTCGGAGATCCGGGCGCCGGCCAAAGAGATTGTGTTCAAACAAAGCGCATTGATCGGGCTGATTCTTTTGTGCAGTCTTCTGTCTGCGGCCTGGATGGTGTCCCGGATTTCCAGACCCTTGAAATTTCTGGCGGATCGTGTCAAGGCGTTTTCATCGGCGGATCTGACCCGGGATGAAACCCAGGACATGTATCTGGATCAACTGGCCCAAAAAAACAGGGATGAAGTGGGACTTCTGGCCAACGCGTTTGTTTTCATGAAAGGGCAGCTGAAGGAAAATATCCGTCAACTGCTTGAAACAACAGCCAAAAATGAACGGATCCAGGGAGAACTCAATATTGCCAAAGATATCCAGCTGGGGCTGCTTCCCAAGATTTTTCCCCCGTTTCCCGACTGCAAAGCCATGGATATCTTTGCCTCCCTTGAACCGGCCAAAGAAGTGGGCGGGGATTTATATGATTTTTATTTTGTCGAAGATCACAAACTGTGTTTCACCATCGGAGATGTGTCCGGCAAAGGGGTGCCGGCCGCTCTAATGATGGCCATTACCAAGACGTTGATCAAAACATCCGCGTTCAAGAAAATCAGTCCGGGTGCCATCATGACCGAGGTGAACGATGCCATCTCCAGTGACAATCCCCAGTCCATGTTTGTGACATTGTTCATAGGGATACTGGACCTGAATACCGGTGTGATCACCTATGCCAACGGGGGGCACAACCCGGCCGTGCATATCATGGGATCCAGACAGGCCGGGTACCAAAAAGCGATCAGCGGTCCGATGGTGGGAATCATGGACGACATTTGCTATAAGGATCTGTCGCTGACCCTGGCGCCGGGGGAAGCATTGTTTCTGTATACGGACGGTGTCACCGAGGCCATGGATGATCAGGAGCGGTTTTATTCGGAAAAAACCCTTCTGGACCGCATTGTCTCAAAGGCACCGGTATCTTCCCGCACTCTGGTGGAATACATCAAAGGCGACCTGAAATCCTTTGCTGCCGGGGCACCCCAGTATGATGACATTGCCATGCTTATGATACAATACAAAGGGGTCTCATGA
- a CDS encoding ATP-binding protein has translation MAQTEKILTRKALLKNLDSFQEFITDCARQYLLPEDRILKLQLASEEALMNIFSYAYPDDAPGDVTVRCFHQKAGELLISFEDSGEAFDVLCVDDPDTTLSLEDRDVGGLGIFFMKQMTDAVWYARKENKNILTFRLSLS, from the coding sequence ATGGCACAGACTGAAAAAATCCTGACCCGGAAGGCGTTGCTCAAAAACCTGGACTCGTTTCAGGAATTTATCACCGACTGCGCCCGGCAGTATCTGCTACCTGAAGACCGGATTCTCAAACTCCAGCTGGCATCAGAAGAAGCATTGATGAACATATTCAGCTATGCGTATCCGGATGATGCGCCCGGGGATGTCACGGTGCGCTGTTTTCACCAGAAAGCCGGTGAACTGCTGATCTCTTTTGAAGACAGTGGAGAAGCCTTTGACGTCCTCTGTGTTGACGACCCGGACACGACCCTGTCCCTGGAAGACCGAGACGTGGGAGGCCTGGGCATCTTTTTCATGAAACAGATGACTGACGCGGTCTGGTATGCCCGGAAAGAGAACAAAAACATTCTCACCTTCCGCTTGTCCCTTTCGTGA
- a CDS encoding adenylate/guanylate cyclase domain-containing protein — protein MHDSSDKLFEILRDAARKVSMGAYDEADQLMELTNTDKYPPTVAELAEAFGMMIVRVESREYNLEQLLQKIQDKNKKLEEILARVQLLESIEMHLKKFVPQSVQDLISNNPENPDLNKHEKDLSVLFLDIAGYTKMSETTSQEKMNYLIETYFSEFLNIIVENKGDINETAGDGLMILFQDEDPKTHAFNAVSAALGIKKRTQSINHSLKGKFAPVSVNMGINSGTASVGSTRFNGIAGDRWTYTASGPVTNIAARICSHARNGQILVTDSTSRHIHDRVALSDPIPIQLKNVSQPVPVREVMVDSSHGTD, from the coding sequence ATGCATGACAGCAGTGACAAATTGTTTGAGATTTTACGCGATGCCGCCAGAAAAGTATCCATGGGGGCGTATGATGAAGCAGATCAGCTCATGGAACTGACCAACACGGACAAGTATCCGCCCACGGTGGCGGAACTGGCGGAAGCCTTCGGCATGATGATCGTCAGAGTGGAATCCAGAGAATACAACCTGGAGCAGCTGCTCCAGAAAATCCAGGACAAAAACAAAAAACTGGAAGAAATCCTGGCCCGGGTTCAGCTTCTGGAAAGCATTGAAATGCACCTGAAAAAATTTGTCCCCCAATCGGTTCAGGACCTGATTTCAAACAATCCGGAAAACCCGGATCTGAACAAACATGAAAAAGATCTTTCCGTCCTTTTCCTGGACATTGCCGGGTATACCAAAATGAGTGAAACCACCTCCCAGGAGAAGATGAATTATCTGATTGAAACCTATTTCAGTGAATTTTTAAATATTATTGTTGAAAACAAAGGCGACATCAACGAAACCGCCGGGGATGGACTGATGATTCTATTTCAGGATGAGGATCCAAAAACCCATGCGTTCAACGCGGTATCCGCGGCCTTGGGCATCAAAAAACGAACCCAATCCATCAACCATTCTCTAAAAGGGAAATTCGCTCCGGTGTCCGTCAACATGGGAATCAATTCCGGCACCGCATCCGTGGGCTCCACCCGGTTCAACGGCATTGCCGGTGACCGGTGGACCTATACCGCATCCGGTCCGGTGACCAATATTGCGGCCCGGATCTGCTCCCATGCCCGGAACGGACAGATCCTGGTCACCGATTCAACTTCCCGTCATATTCATGACCGGGTGGCATTGTCCGATCCCATCCCCATCCAGTTGAAAAATGTCAGCCAGCCGGTGCCGGTCCGGGAAGTCATGGTGGATTCATCCCATGGCACAGACTGA
- a CDS encoding mechanosensitive ion channel family protein, translated as MEDQLSRFQHLGQLMQSNGLDMISSLLILIIGLISTKWVVKKIRILLNRFIKNTPTVSVAANSTGVVLLGLVITASAMGMGANPGPLVTLMMIIVLVAIGVILVFRPLIPTLPFKVGNYVKVGTLLGKVEATTVLNTRLRTFDGKTFFVPNRQILDDIVINYHYTKTRRVKIDVTIRYDQDLIKAKQVLEAVMIEDARVLPKPNPQVYVLELGSNGVRLGGRCWVNNLKFWVTKCDLLEKTKVRFGRENIEFAHHQLDINYKRIQEETAEDMTEPMPGE; from the coding sequence ATGGAGGATCAGCTTTCCAGATTCCAACACCTGGGTCAACTCATGCAAAGTAACGGGTTGGATATGATTTCATCCCTGTTAATTTTGATTATCGGCTTGATCTCTACCAAATGGGTCGTAAAAAAAATACGTATCCTGTTAAATAGATTCATCAAAAACACCCCTACGGTCTCCGTTGCAGCCAATTCAACGGGAGTGGTGCTTCTGGGATTGGTGATCACTGCGTCCGCCATGGGGATGGGCGCCAACCCCGGCCCGCTGGTGACCCTGATGATGATTATCGTTTTGGTTGCCATCGGCGTTATCCTTGTTTTCCGTCCTTTGATTCCCACCTTGCCCTTTAAAGTGGGCAATTATGTCAAAGTTGGCACTCTTTTGGGAAAAGTGGAGGCCACCACAGTCTTGAATACACGACTTCGCACTTTTGACGGAAAAACATTTTTTGTCCCGAATCGCCAGATTTTAGATGATATTGTCATCAATTATCATTATACAAAAACCCGGCGGGTGAAAATTGATGTCACCATACGGTATGATCAGGATCTCATCAAAGCCAAACAGGTGCTTGAAGCAGTGATGATTGAAGATGCCAGGGTGCTGCCCAAACCCAACCCACAGGTTTATGTGCTTGAACTGGGTTCCAACGGCGTGCGGCTGGGGGGACGTTGCTGGGTAAACAACCTCAAATTCTGGGTGACAAAATGCGATCTGCTTGAAAAAACCAAAGTGCGTTTTGGCCGGGAAAATATTGAATTCGCCCACCATCAGCTGGATATCAATTACAAGCGGATCCAGGAAGAAACTGCCGAAGATATGACCGAACCAATGCCGGGAGAATAA
- a CDS encoding STAS domain-containing protein — protein MQIEETMQNNTCVVCVTGRLDATTAPELDQAVTQIIEQGKHKMAFDLTHLEYVSSAGLRIFLVVAKKLKGLNGELSLAGLQGNIKEVLEISGFPSILPCYDSMDDLPA, from the coding sequence ATGCAAATAGAAGAAACAATGCAGAACAACACCTGTGTGGTGTGCGTGACCGGGCGGCTGGATGCCACAACAGCCCCGGAACTGGATCAGGCGGTGACGCAGATCATCGAGCAGGGCAAACACAAAATGGCGTTCGATCTGACCCATCTGGAATATGTGTCCAGTGCCGGGTTGCGGATATTTCTGGTGGTGGCCAAAAAATTGAAAGGCTTGAACGGCGAGTTGAGCCTGGCCGGACTTCAGGGCAACATCAAGGAAGTGCTTGAGATTTCAGGCTTTCCGTCCATTTTACCCTGCTACGACAGCATGGACGACCTGCCGGCCTGA
- a CDS encoding MFS transporter: MQSRRLILIVMIFVGLSHGLYMFFNAAMFKRAYEQQNLSQIKELGQVLKKEIDYALGFGIPIHLLGGMTPFLEDVLAQTPDLAYIRIVQGDHVLFFAEKRDQASREIALPLAGGDAAAPDSRVKEIRLGLSMEADRKMMSMLFDLITIVVAGLIIAYEIIRFFASRLVAAPFRESMNTLNHMIQRVNPWCGSVMPEEMNPISARIRQHVTVQRQQIYQTLAHLNQVSSEILTAIFHGRERFLGAVKKQRSALNHLMDRQEQVKKFKDPSQIRPIVFIFFMGANLQSSFLPIFSRELLDKQTVLTGVFSDEILMGLPITCYMITVFFFMLFMGSNLFKRWIHPDYGIGIGALCTSAGLVLCGLSGDILQLIFGRMLCAVGFAFIVISCKQFIVARSTAENQAFHLAGFTAAFSGGLFCSIIIGSILVEYFSYQFVFFTAAAMVLLIFVFDYMILADKADIQQASINNPEQHPADQTGLTAFFRLGIRDLNLVCVLMHGIFTRIIFIGYFYYSVPILLKPDFAYADIGRIMMFYTLPSVLFAGFLNRRIKIRQSRISVVASNVLVGGVLILFYFFMAGPTWMTALFVIVSLLVLGISNSITFPAQSSLLLKTRTARKMGAGTALAVYNSIERIGSSLGPVFFGFFAGRFDIQTAIMMGGGLCVLGNLIFWIFFKPES, translated from the coding sequence ATGCAGAGCAGACGACTGATTTTGATTGTCATGATTTTTGTGGGCCTTTCCCATGGCTTGTACATGTTTTTCAATGCCGCCATGTTCAAGCGCGCCTATGAGCAGCAGAATCTGTCCCAGATAAAAGAGCTGGGGCAGGTTTTGAAAAAAGAGATCGATTACGCCCTGGGTTTCGGGATTCCGATTCACCTGCTGGGGGGCATGACCCCTTTTCTGGAGGATGTGCTGGCCCAGACCCCGGATCTGGCCTATATCCGGATTGTGCAAGGCGACCATGTGCTGTTTTTTGCCGAAAAAAGAGATCAGGCTTCCCGGGAAATCGCTTTGCCGCTTGCAGGGGGTGATGCGGCAGCCCCGGATTCCCGGGTAAAGGAAATCCGTCTGGGCTTAAGCATGGAAGCGGACCGGAAAATGATGTCCATGCTGTTTGACCTGATCACCATTGTGGTGGCAGGCCTCATCATTGCCTATGAAATCATCCGGTTTTTTGCCTCCAGGCTGGTGGCCGCGCCGTTCCGGGAATCCATGAACACTCTGAACCACATGATACAAAGGGTGAACCCCTGGTGCGGGTCTGTGATGCCCGAAGAAATGAACCCGATCTCCGCCCGGATCCGACAGCATGTCACGGTTCAAAGACAGCAGATTTATCAGACCCTGGCCCATCTGAACCAAGTCTCATCCGAGATTTTGACTGCCATATTCCACGGCCGGGAACGGTTCCTTGGGGCGGTCAAAAAACAGCGATCCGCCCTGAATCACCTGATGGACCGGCAGGAACAGGTCAAAAAATTCAAGGACCCGTCCCAGATCCGTCCCATTGTGTTCATCTTTTTTATGGGGGCCAATCTGCAATCCAGTTTTCTGCCGATTTTTTCCAGAGAGCTGCTGGATAAACAAACCGTTCTGACCGGTGTGTTTTCCGATGAAATTCTCATGGGACTTCCCATTACCTGTTATATGATCACCGTGTTTTTTTTCATGCTGTTCATGGGCAGCAATCTGTTCAAGCGATGGATTCATCCGGATTACGGGATTGGCATAGGCGCCTTGTGTACCTCAGCCGGGCTGGTGCTCTGCGGCCTGTCCGGTGATATTCTTCAGCTGATTTTCGGCAGGATGCTTTGTGCCGTGGGGTTCGCTTTTATTGTCATTTCCTGTAAACAATTCATTGTGGCACGGTCGACCGCTGAAAACCAGGCGTTTCATCTGGCCGGTTTCACTGCCGCATTTTCAGGGGGATTGTTTTGCAGTATCATTATCGGCAGTATTCTGGTGGAATATTTTTCCTATCAATTCGTGTTTTTCACCGCTGCTGCCATGGTGCTGTTGATTTTTGTGTTCGACTATATGATTCTTGCGGACAAGGCCGATATCCAGCAGGCTTCCATAAACAACCCAGAACAGCATCCGGCGGACCAGACCGGTCTCACCGCTTTTTTCAGGCTGGGTATCCGGGACTTGAATCTGGTCTGTGTGCTGATGCACGGTATTTTTACCCGGATCATCTTTATCGGGTATTTTTATTATTCCGTGCCCATTTTGCTCAAACCGGATTTCGCCTATGCGGATATCGGCCGGATCATGATGTTCTATACGCTTCCCAGTGTGTTGTTTGCCGGTTTTCTGAACCGGCGGATCAAGATCCGTCAGAGCCGGATCTCTGTGGTGGCCTCCAATGTTCTGGTGGGCGGGGTCCTGATCCTGTTTTATTTTTTTATGGCAGGGCCAACATGGATGACGGCCCTGTTTGTGATCGTTTCTCTTCTGGTACTGGGTATTTCCAACAGCATTACCTTTCCGGCCCAGTCCAGCCTGTTGCTGAAAACCCGGACCGCCCGGAAAATGGGGGCTGGAACCGCTTTGGCTGTGTACAATTCCATTGAACGCATCGGCAGCAGCCTGGGGCCGGTTTTTTTTGGATTTTTTGCCGGCCGGTTTGACATCCAGACTGCCATCATGATGGGGGGCGGGCTGTGTGTTCTGGGAAATCTGATTTTCTGGATTTTTTTTAAACCGGAATCATGA
- a CDS encoding LOG family protein yields MQIFQIISPDGYISDMHDQEESSGILSARFHFPLVSDYIRSAIKEGKPYLFTGRSGNAQIGIKTDLAEGAEPVVEESDIYVQGRLQNLNPLLGNALDLFKKGDEIGRLAVMDPELRIKDVRHYLHKRLFVGKKTGKGFYEGFEIRQEVDPHTGQACDYIAMELEPYQYCFEPYAITSAGINAVIKKGRSALNTIRSRMALDLDNTMLSPNDLFVGAIKISLGDIYGIIDAVTDPETAKIEHLPARVLDPFRTFRDRQVELYNFGTDAVPLTDIRIRIRFFRAKNPLTVPLEKSKVKEGYRLSDLLTNAEIANLFAAMDDTALGMILNKANFIPIPKALDPLGQAQLEIIRNAILASTFRKNMPRVPETGNGKFKNTLEKLSVLGGVNSRVFIGRDFPDMDVVDALRTSGLRTFLIQRDNPSFADEYVKKMIRLTHSEQAACEFLRYDPDIDKLYTFYHGCFMEPDDRDRFDRVRYWFAFYGSHTSEADNRLTIDLINQLAPKLGYEMGIVHGGGPGLMKEANDLARQHNLMSVGIAIDLEGENQASLTTCDGLIKYNEGLRLARQDHLQKLSNLPVVNTGGYGSAEELAITITSMKLHENPLAPIILLDPDNLWDHARKQTLKIAEKKYGPEFMPRLVHSCNTARDAADIFLEFLENPDAWYKKRQIPSENVEKARAKTGRIRQAALGQAVVETFDRPNFRLTP; encoded by the coding sequence ATGCAGATATTTCAGATTATCAGCCCGGACGGATATATTTCCGATATGCATGATCAAGAGGAAAGCTCCGGGATCCTGTCGGCCCGGTTTCATTTTCCCCTGGTATCCGATTATATCCGGTCCGCCATCAAGGAAGGCAAACCCTATTTGTTCACCGGCCGGAGCGGCAACGCCCAGATCGGTATCAAAACCGATCTGGCCGAAGGGGCCGAACCGGTGGTGGAAGAATCAGATATCTATGTGCAGGGCCGGCTTCAAAATCTGAACCCGTTGCTGGGCAATGCCCTGGATTTGTTCAAGAAAGGGGATGAGATCGGGCGTCTGGCTGTCATGGATCCGGAGCTGAGAATCAAGGATGTCCGCCATTATCTGCACAAGCGGCTGTTTGTGGGAAAAAAGACCGGTAAAGGGTTTTATGAAGGGTTTGAGATCCGTCAGGAAGTCGATCCGCACACCGGTCAAGCCTGTGATTATATCGCCATGGAGCTGGAGCCGTATCAATACTGCTTTGAACCCTATGCAATCACCTCGGCCGGCATCAACGCAGTGATCAAAAAAGGGCGCAGTGCCCTCAATACGATCCGGTCCCGCATGGCTTTAGACCTTGACAATACAATGCTTTCCCCCAACGATCTGTTTGTGGGTGCCATTAAAATTTCTTTGGGTGATATCTACGGCATCATCGACGCGGTCACGGATCCGGAAACGGCAAAGATCGAGCATCTGCCGGCCCGGGTGCTGGATCCGTTCAGAACCTTCAGGGACCGCCAGGTGGAACTGTACAACTTTGGCACAGATGCCGTACCTCTGACCGATATCCGGATCCGGATCCGGTTTTTCCGGGCCAAAAATCCTTTGACCGTGCCCCTGGAAAAGAGCAAAGTCAAGGAAGGGTATCGTCTCAGTGATCTGCTCACCAATGCCGAGATCGCCAATCTGTTTGCCGCCATGGATGACACGGCCCTGGGAATGATTTTGAACAAAGCCAATTTCATCCCCATTCCCAAAGCCCTGGATCCTTTGGGTCAGGCCCAGCTGGAGATCATCCGTAACGCGATTCTTGCCTCCACGTTTCGCAAAAATATGCCCCGGGTGCCGGAAACAGGAAACGGAAAATTCAAAAATACCCTGGAAAAACTGTCTGTGCTGGGCGGGGTGAATTCCCGGGTGTTCATCGGCCGGGATTTTCCGGACATGGATGTGGTGGATGCCTTGAGAACCAGTGGATTACGCACATTTCTCATCCAAAGGGACAACCCGTCCTTTGCGGATGAGTATGTCAAAAAAATGATCCGGCTGACCCATTCGGAACAGGCCGCTTGTGAATTTCTGCGGTATGATCCGGACATTGACAAGCTTTATACCTTTTATCACGGGTGCTTCATGGAACCGGACGATCGGGACCGGTTTGACCGGGTCCGCTACTGGTTCGCTTTTTACGGATCCCACACCAGTGAAGCGGACAACCGGCTCACCATCGATTTGATCAATCAGCTGGCCCCGAAACTGGGATATGAAATGGGCATTGTTCACGGCGGAGGGCCCGGACTCATGAAGGAGGCCAATGACCTGGCCCGGCAGCACAACCTCATGAGCGTGGGCATTGCCATTGATCTGGAGGGAGAGAATCAGGCATCTTTAACCACCTGTGACGGATTGATTAAATACAATGAAGGCCTGCGCCTGGCAAGACAGGACCATCTCCAGAAACTGAGCAATCTGCCGGTGGTCAATACCGGAGGGTACGGCAGTGCGGAAGAGCTGGCCATCACCATTACCTCCATGAAACTGCATGAAAATCCGCTGGCTCCCATTATTCTGCTGGATCCGGACAATCTCTGGGACCATGCCCGAAAACAGACCCTGAAGATCGCTGAAAAAAAATACGGCCCCGAGTTCATGCCCCGGCTGGTTCACTCATGCAATACGGCCCGGGATGCGGCCGATATCTTTCTGGAATTTCTGGAAAACCCGGATGCATGGTATAAAAAGCGTCAGATCCCTTCAGAAAATGTGGAAAAAGCCCGGGCCAAAACCGGCCGGATCCGGCAGGCCGCCCTGGGCCAGGCTGTGGTGGAGACCTTTGACCGGCCTAATTTCCGGCTTACACCGTAA